Proteins encoded within one genomic window of Terriglobia bacterium:
- a CDS encoding RluA family pseudouridine synthase, with translation MSEPTTVFEVGERERGKRLDRFLNERIPGVSRAYVQRAIRDRVTLSWGVTARPATPVRPGGRVVVGWVPITETPLNITLPILAKGAGWLAVDKPAGIPVHPVNSVRENSLIRMLRRQEGRERLRLVHRLDRETSGVLLIAEDPASARALSTAFERGRVGKEYLALVRGVVGEDEGTISLPIADASGSWVHVRREAGEGGQPAETSWRVERRLADRTLVRLFPRTGRRHQLRVHLAAIGHPVLGDILYGRPDRDYLDMVKGVRDARKDEGGPPRHLLHCARLVFQSPEGGEREVTSPLPPDFVEALGERVERCAPAPIIPDR, from the coding sequence ATGAGCGAGCCCACCACGGTCTTCGAGGTCGGAGAGCGGGAGCGCGGGAAGCGACTCGACCGGTTCCTGAACGAGAGGATCCCGGGGGTCTCGCGCGCCTATGTCCAGCGCGCCATCCGCGACCGGGTGACGTTGTCCTGGGGAGTCACGGCCCGACCGGCGACCCCGGTGCGCCCCGGAGGACGGGTGGTCGTCGGGTGGGTGCCGATCACGGAGACGCCGCTCAATATCACGTTGCCGATCTTGGCGAAGGGCGCGGGCTGGCTCGCGGTCGACAAGCCCGCCGGGATCCCGGTGCACCCGGTGAACAGCGTCAGGGAGAACAGCCTGATCCGCATGCTCCGTCGGCAGGAGGGACGGGAGCGGCTTCGTCTCGTGCACCGCCTCGATCGGGAGACGAGCGGTGTGCTTCTGATCGCCGAGGACCCCGCGTCCGCCCGGGCGCTCTCGACCGCGTTCGAGCGTGGCCGAGTGGGAAAGGAGTACCTGGCGCTGGTCCGCGGCGTCGTCGGGGAGGACGAGGGTACGATCTCGCTCCCGATCGCGGACGCCTCGGGCTCGTGGGTTCACGTGCGCCGGGAGGCCGGCGAGGGAGGCCAACCCGCGGAGACCTCGTGGCGGGTCGAGCGGCGCCTCGCCGACCGTACTCTCGTTCGGCTCTTCCCACGGACGGGGCGCCGCCACCAGCTCCGCGTCCACCTCGCCGCCATAGGACACCCCGTCCTGGGGGACATCCTTTACGGCCGCCCGGACCGGGACTACCTCGACATGGTGAAGGGAGTTCGGGACGCCCGGAAGGACGAGGGGGGGCCGCCGAGGCACCTCCTCCACTGCGCGCGCCTCGTGTTCCAGTCCCCGGAGGGAGGCGAGAGGGAGGTGACGTCCCCGCTCCCGCCGGATTTCGTCGAGGCGCTCGGGGAGCGGGTCGAGAGGTGCGCCCCCGCGCCTATAATCCCCGACCGGTGA
- a CDS encoding (deoxy)nucleoside triphosphate pyrophosphohydrolase — protein MNPDDRPAVEIAVAVAVRAGLVLVARRGPGSHLGGFWEFPGGKISEGEDPAAAALRELREETGLSGGSAEPLVLVVHAYPDRSVRLHAFLVREPAGEVVVDGGRDWRWVEPPALGALEMPEANGPILRAVAWRLR, from the coding sequence GTGAACCCCGACGATCGTCCTGCCGTCGAGATCGCAGTGGCGGTGGCCGTCCGTGCCGGCCTCGTCCTGGTCGCGCGTCGAGGTCCGGGCTCTCACCTCGGCGGGTTCTGGGAGTTCCCGGGGGGCAAGATCTCTGAAGGAGAGGATCCGGCCGCCGCGGCGCTTCGCGAGCTCCGCGAGGAGACGGGGCTCTCCGGCGGGTCCGCCGAGCCCCTGGTCCTGGTCGTCCACGCGTATCCGGATCGCTCGGTCCGGCTCCACGCGTTCCTGGTGCGCGAGCCCGCCGGCGAGGTCGTCGTGGACGGGGGGCGCGACTGGAGGTGGGTCGAACCTCCGGCGCTCGGGGCCCTCGAGATGCCCGAGGCGAACGGACCGATCCTCCGGGCGGTCGCCTGGCGGCTCCGATGA
- a CDS encoding 3-ketoacyl-CoA thiolase translates to MKALTKPVYLVCGASTVFLGTGRKEFHPKKPRPGLEHYIAEAGRGAVSQAADPSVVDEGVVGNFMAARFNHQGHLGAMLALVAPSFVYKPSIRVEGACASGGLAVVTAVKSVLSGQADVALAIGVEVQNTVKAIYGADILAGAGHYAGERKNGHAYFFPAKFSERAGEYKKRYGAEKTWAAMGRWYEQAVQNGRRNPMAQEYHNATEDLFAAHQGMPPNPRSFCEHINVLDCSKVSDGGAAVLAVSKEGLQKTGRKPGDAVELVGLGHAVADLTARPDDLAALDTTRRAVRQALDMAGITIADVGVLEVHDCFTITAILACEAVGLAGQGEGADYVLSGATRRDGPTPMNAAGGLIGYGHPTGASGVRMAVDLLRQLTGTAGDCQAAVASRRPYGLMVSMGGDDRTVVSCVFRRAG, encoded by the coding sequence ATGAAAGCCCTGACGAAGCCGGTCTACCTGGTCTGCGGCGCCTCCACCGTGTTCCTCGGAACCGGGAGGAAGGAGTTCCACCCGAAGAAGCCCCGTCCGGGCCTCGAGCACTACATCGCCGAGGCGGGGAGGGGAGCGGTGTCCCAGGCCGCCGACCCGTCGGTGGTGGACGAAGGGGTGGTCGGGAACTTCATGGCAGCGCGATTCAATCACCAGGGGCACCTGGGCGCGATGCTCGCCCTGGTCGCCCCCTCGTTCGTCTACAAGCCCTCGATTCGCGTCGAGGGGGCGTGCGCGTCGGGCGGCCTCGCCGTGGTCACCGCGGTCAAGAGCGTGCTCTCAGGGCAGGCCGACGTCGCGCTCGCGATCGGGGTGGAGGTGCAGAACACGGTCAAGGCGATCTACGGCGCCGACATCCTCGCGGGGGCGGGACACTACGCGGGCGAGCGGAAGAACGGTCACGCGTATTTCTTCCCGGCGAAGTTCTCGGAGCGCGCCGGCGAGTACAAGAAGCGGTACGGCGCCGAGAAGACCTGGGCCGCGATGGGCCGTTGGTACGAGCAAGCGGTTCAGAACGGGAGGCGGAACCCGATGGCGCAGGAGTATCACAACGCGACCGAGGACCTCTTCGCTGCGCACCAGGGCATGCCGCCCAACCCCCGCTCGTTCTGCGAGCACATCAACGTCCTCGACTGCTCGAAGGTCTCGGACGGCGGCGCCGCGGTGCTGGCGGTCTCGAAGGAGGGACTCCAGAAGACCGGGCGGAAGCCCGGGGACGCCGTGGAACTCGTCGGACTCGGACACGCCGTGGCGGATCTCACCGCCCGGCCCGACGACCTCGCGGCGCTCGACACGACACGGCGGGCCGTGCGGCAGGCCCTCGACATGGCCGGCATCACGATCGCGGACGTCGGCGTGCTCGAGGTGCACGACTGCTTCACCATCACCGCGATCCTCGCCTGCGAGGCGGTGGGTTTGGCGGGGCAGGGGGAGGGGGCCGACTACGTGCTCTCCGGGGCCACGCGCCGCGACGGGCCGACCCCGATGAACGCGGCGGGGGGACTCATCGGCTACGGGCACCCGACCGGGGCCTCGGGCGTGCGGATGGCGGTGGACCTCCTCCGGCAGCTCACCGGCACCGCGGGGGATTGCCAGGCCGCCGTGGCGAGCCGCAGGCCGTACGGCCTCATGGTGAGCATGGGAGGCGACGACCGGACCGTCGTCTCCTGCGTCTTCCGCCGCGCCGGCTAG